One genomic region from Podarcis raffonei isolate rPodRaf1 chromosome 16, rPodRaf1.pri, whole genome shotgun sequence encodes:
- the MPZ gene encoding LOW QUALITY PROTEIN: myelin protein P0 (The sequence of the model RefSeq protein was modified relative to this genomic sequence to represent the inferred CDS: substituted 1 base at 1 genomic stop codon), giving the protein MGTPGSSGRERALLLLTVLVSTMVLTPTLAIHVYTDREVHGTVGSKVTLSCSFWSREWISDDISITWRFQPENGRDAVSIFHYAKGQPYIDDIGRFKDRIEWIGNPRWKDGSIVIHNLDYIDNGTYTCDVKNPPDIVGKSSQVLLYVFENVPTRYGVVLGAVIGGVLLVVFVVLVIAYLIRYCWLRRQATLQRRLSAMEKGKLRLGKDSSKRGRQQPVLYAMLDHSRLTKSASDKRSKKXRLAGREGTQKKVGEKKVVMTIEMELKRDQLEAGGLKPAVKSPSKNSLKNALMNIIKSDSEK; this is encoded by the exons atGGGGACCCCAGGCAGctcagggagggagagagccCTTCTTCTGCTCACGGTGCTGGTTTCGACAATGG TGCTAACTCCAACTTTGGCCATCCACGTTTACACAGACCGAGAAGTCCATGGCACGGTGGGCTCCAAAGTTACGCTTTCCTGCTCCTTTTGGTCTAGGGAATGGATCTCCGATGACATCTCCATCACTTGGCGTTTTCAGCCAGAAAATGGCAGAGACGCTGTTTCG ATATTCCACTATGCCAAAGGCCAACCTTACATAGATGACATTGGACGCTTCAAGGATCGCATTGAGTGGATTGGTAACCCTCGCTGGAAAGATGGTTCCATCGTCATCCATAACCTGGATTACATAGACAACGGCACCTATACATGTGATGTCAAGAACCCCCCTGACATCGTGGGGAAGTCGTCTCAGGTCTTGCTCTACGTCTTTGAAAATG TACCTACCAGGTATGGTGTTGTGTTGGGAGCTGTCATTGGAGGTGTTCTGCTCGTGGTCTTTGTTGTGTTGGTGATCGCCTATCTCATCCGGTATTGCTGGCTGAGGAGACAAGCCACTCTGCAGCGGAGACTTAG TGCTATGGAGAAAGGGAAGTTGAGGCTGGGCAAGGATTCTTCAAAAAGAGGCCGTcag CAACCCGTCCTGTACGCCATGCTGGACCACAGCCGCCTCACCAAGTCGGCAAGTGATAAGAGGTCCAAGAAATAGCGGTTAGCCGGCAGGGAAGGTACCCAGAAGAAGGTGGGCGAGAAGAAGGTCGTCATGACCATCGAGATGGAACTGAAGAGGGACCAACTCGAGGCCGGAGGCCTCAAGCCCGCCGTCAAGTCCCCAAGCAAGAACAGCCTCAAAAACGCCCTCATGAACATCATCAAAAGCGATTCGGAAAAGTGA
- the SDHC gene encoding succinate dehydrogenase cytochrome b560 subunit, mitochondrial: MAVSLLRLASRRCLCVRLRPGLSMRHVVPMATTAKEEMAQFWEKNTRSNRPLSPHVTIYHWSLPMMMSISHRGTGAAMSLGVSLFGLSALILPGHFADYLDLIRSLSLGPALIYSAKFALAFPLTFHTWNGIRHLAWDLGKGFKIPQVYQSGVLVLILTVLSSIGIAAM; the protein is encoded by the exons ATGGCGGTGTCTCTATTAAG ATTAGCCAGCCGGCGATGCCTCTGTGTTCGTCTCAGACCGGGACTCTCCATGCGGCA CGTGGTCCCCATGGCAACAACGGCAAAGGAGGAAATGGCCCAGTTTTGGGAGAAGAACACCCGGTCCAACCGTCCTCTGTCCCCTCATGTCACCATCTACCA CTGGTCCCTGCCCATGATGATGTCCATTTCTCACCGTGGCACAGGAGCTGCAATGAGCCTAG GGGTGTCGCTCTTCGGCTTAAGCGCTCTGATCCTCCCGGGACACTTTGCTGACTACTTGGATCTGATCAGGTCCCTTAGCCTGGGGCCTGCCCTCATCTACTCTGCAAAGTTTGCCCTGGCTTTTCCCTTGACCTTCCACACCTGGAACGGAATCAGGCATCTA gCATGGGACCTGGGCAAAGGATTCAAAATACCCCAGGTCTACCAATCCGGAGTCCTCGTCCTTATCCTGACAGTATTGTCCTCCATTGGGATTGCAGCAATGTGA